A window of the Alkalidesulfovibrio alkalitolerans DSM 16529 genome harbors these coding sequences:
- a CDS encoding FliH/SctL family protein, translating to MSSSSLGKITGRVFMGVDSPGPAMSTIQEIEGKRRPVWDDETTNELIERVKKKAQAMAREIIEQARADAEALREKAHGEGFEQGLAEARAQVEQEQTALAEAVGQALGAVASQARTVWAAQRTDFLALIRLAVEKTMAVEMSTRRREILESLLDESLETIDSLRGLTIRAKPEEAELVQAILAHVGDRFPELRGYRVKPDESLTLGGLIIESSEGVVDNSIATRFAEVAKIFDLLEQSDPGHGPAFPDGTPESGAAAKDG from the coding sequence ATGTCTTCATCTAGCCTGGGCAAGATCACGGGCCGCGTGTTCATGGGTGTGGACTCGCCCGGACCGGCCATGTCCACGATCCAGGAGATCGAGGGCAAGCGCAGGCCCGTGTGGGACGATGAAACGACCAACGAACTCATTGAGCGCGTCAAGAAAAAGGCGCAGGCCATGGCGCGCGAGATCATCGAGCAGGCCAGGGCCGATGCCGAGGCCCTGCGCGAGAAGGCGCACGGCGAGGGCTTCGAGCAGGGACTGGCCGAGGCGCGCGCCCAGGTGGAACAGGAGCAGACCGCCCTGGCCGAGGCCGTGGGTCAGGCGCTTGGCGCCGTGGCCTCCCAGGCCAGGACCGTCTGGGCCGCGCAGCGGACCGACTTCCTGGCCCTGATCCGACTGGCCGTGGAAAAGACCATGGCCGTAGAGATGTCCACACGGCGCAGAGAGATCCTCGAAAGCCTCCTGGACGAGAGCCTGGAAACCATCGATTCCCTGCGCGGCCTCACCATCCGTGCCAAACCCGAGGAGGCCGAACTGGTGCAGGCGATTCTAGCCCACGTCGGCGACCGCTTCCCCGAACTGCGCGGCTACCGCGTCAAGCCCGACGAATCCCTGACGCTGGGCGGACTGATCATCGAGTCGAGCGAGGGCGTGGTGGACAACTCCATCGCGACGCGTTTCGCCGAGGTCGCCAAGATATTCGACCTGCTGGAGCAAAGCGATCCGGGCCACGGCCCGGCCTTCCCCGACGGAACGCCCGAATCCGGCGCGGCCGCCAAGGACGGCTGA